The following are encoded in a window of Candidatus Woesearchaeota archaeon genomic DNA:
- a CDS encoding AI-2E family transporter, whose translation MVTKKTEKSRNLDLLMLLLYLLAMLILYVIFKPYFSALMLGAIIIIFLYPLNKWFQKKIKNKYITSTIMLLIAILIIFIPAVFVTTNLIGEAGKAYTSFKNVDMVIVTEKINEYTGLDLDIMSFIKGVNSKLLNYVSNSAFSLIGSITDIILSTFVMFFFIFYGFKEGDKIQKSIINILPIKKEQKVEVESETKKVIYGVMYGQFLVALIQGILGGIGFWIFGVPNPILWGFIMVLFAFLPFLGTPIIWLPASIIVLLSGNTASGIGLIIYSGILVTNIDNVIKPKIISDNSGIHPVLVLVGTLGGLAAFGLIGFILGPMLVALSTLIIKIYIKEVNNET comes from the coding sequence ATGGTGACTAAAAAAACAGAAAAATCAAGAAATTTAGATTTACTAATGCTCCTATTATATCTGCTAGCAATGTTAATATTATACGTGATATTCAAACCATATTTTTCTGCGCTCATGTTGGGTGCAATAATCATAATATTTCTTTATCCTTTAAACAAATGGTTTCAAAAGAAAATAAAAAACAAATACATAACAAGCACAATAATGCTACTAATAGCAATACTCATAATATTTATACCAGCAGTATTTGTAACAACAAACCTTATAGGAGAAGCAGGAAAAGCATATACTAGCTTTAAAAACGTAGATATGGTCATAGTGACAGAAAAAATAAATGAATATACAGGATTAGATTTAGATATAATGTCTTTTATAAAAGGAGTGAATTCTAAACTTCTAAATTATGTATCAAACTCAGCATTCTCCTTAATAGGATCAATAACAGATATAATACTAAGCACGTTTGTGATGTTCTTTTTCATATTCTATGGGTTTAAAGAAGGAGACAAAATACAAAAATCAATAATTAATATACTGCCCATAAAAAAAGAACAAAAAGTAGAAGTAGAAAGCGAAACAAAAAAAGTAATTTATGGTGTGATGTATGGTCAGTTTCTTGTAGCATTAATACAAGGAATACTAGGAGGTATAGGATTTTGGATATTTGGAGTCCCAAATCCAATACTGTGGGGATTCATAATGGTCTTATTTGCATTTCTACCATTCCTAGGAACTCCTATAATATGGCTTCCAGCATCCATAATAGTTTTACTAAGCGGAAACACTGCATCAGGTATAGGCCTTATAATATACAGCGGAATACTTGTAACAAACATAGATAATGTCATAAAACCAAAAATAATAAGTGATAACTCAGGTATACACCCTGTACTTGTCTTAGTAGGAACACTAGGGGGTCTAGCGGCATTTGGATTAATAGGATTCATATTAGGTCCTATGCTTGTAGCACTATCAACACTAATCATAAAAATATATATAAAAGAAGTAAATAATGAAACCTAA
- a CDS encoding ABC transporter permease has translation MAFTNLSHRRIRTFLTLIGIFVGIAAVVALVSLAQGFQNYLDTEFKELGADKILINPAGSAFGLNDKNPDPLTTKDIEIIRDVNGVKEVSSYSYEVSTVTWGDNDQTFATIITYPLDENRKLLEEITTSEIISGRRLKKEDKFKAVIGYNYQNSNKFSENLITGKKIIIENKQFEVIGINDKIGSQQDDEAIYITQEAYFEIYPDENKEEVGAIFVRVKDGESPSEIVEKIEKDLRKNRNVKEGEEDFEVTTFEDLIQSFLNIFNIVQVVLVGIAAISLVVGGIGIMNTMYTAVIERTKDIGVMKAIGARNSDVLLIFVIESGFLGLVGGAMGVILGIILAKTVEYFGTNAFGTELLKAAMPWWLILGALAFAFTLGAVFGTLPARRASKMNPVDALRTE, from the coding sequence ATGGCTTTTACAAATCTAAGCCACAGAAGAATAAGAACTTTTTTAACACTAATAGGTATATTTGTAGGAATAGCTGCTGTAGTTGCCCTAGTAAGTCTAGCACAAGGTTTCCAAAACTACCTTGACACAGAATTCAAAGAACTAGGCGCAGACAAAATACTCATAAACCCTGCAGGTTCTGCATTTGGCTTAAACGATAAAAATCCTGATCCTCTAACAACAAAAGACATAGAAATCATAAGAGATGTGAACGGAGTAAAAGAAGTATCTTCCTACTCATATGAAGTATCAACTGTAACATGGGGAGACAACGACCAAACATTCGCAACAATAATAACATATCCCCTAGATGAAAACAGGAAATTACTAGAAGAAATAACAACCTCAGAAATAATAAGCGGCAGAAGACTAAAAAAAGAAGATAAATTCAAAGCAGTAATAGGATACAATTATCAAAACTCAAACAAATTTTCAGAAAACCTAATAACAGGAAAAAAAATAATCATAGAAAATAAACAATTTGAAGTTATAGGCATAAATGACAAAATAGGAAGTCAACAAGATGACGAAGCAATATATATAACGCAAGAAGCATATTTCGAAATATACCCTGATGAAAACAAAGAAGAAGTAGGCGCAATATTTGTAAGAGTAAAAGATGGAGAATCTCCCTCAGAAATAGTAGAAAAAATAGAAAAAGACCTTAGAAAAAATAGAAATGTAAAAGAAGGTGAAGAAGATTTTGAAGTAACAACATTTGAAGACTTAATACAAAGTTTCTTAAACATATTTAATATAGTGCAAGTAGTTTTAGTAGGTATAGCTGCAATATCTTTGGTAGTTGGAGGCATAGGGATAATGAATACTATGTATACTGCAGTAATAGAAAGAACAAAAGATATAGGCGTCATGAAAGCAATAGGTGCAAGAAATTCAGATGTTCTGCTAATCTTTGTAATAGAATCAGGATTCTTAGGGCTTGTAGGAGGCGCTATGGGAGTCATATTAGGAATTATATTAGCAAAAACAGTAGAATATTTCGGAACAAACGCTTTTGGAACAGAATTACTGAAAGCCGCGATGCCTTGGTGGCTTATATTAGGCGCACTAGCTTTTGCTTTTACATTAGGTGCAGTCTTTGGAACCTTGCCTGCAAGACGCGCAAGTAAAATGAATCCTGTAGATGCACTCAGAACGGAATAA